Genomic DNA from Paenibacillus sp. MBLB1832:
ACTAGCGATGCTTCGGAGTTCATGGAATCCATGAAGATGGATTTCTTCTCTGATTTGGTATTCGTCTTTACGCCAAAAGGGGAAGTGATTGAGCTTCCAGCAGGCGCGGTTCCGTTGGATTTTGCTTATCGGATTCATACAGAAATCGGTAATCGTACCATCGGTGCCAAAGTAAATTCACGTATCGTTCCGCTTGATCATAAGCTCAAAACGGGCGATATTATTGAAATTTTGACATCCAAGCATTCCTATGGACCAAGTCAGGACTGGATCAAAATTGCACAGTCCTCGCATGCTCGCAGTAAAATCAAGCAGTGGTTCAAGAAGGAAAAACGCGAAGAGAACGTTGAAAAAGGCAAGGATATGATTGAGCGCGAGTTGAAGCGCTTAGCCATTGATCCGCCAACTTTAATGAGCGATGATAAATTGCTCGAAGCAGCGAAAAAATACAATTTCAGCGATATTGAAGACATGCTGTCTGCCGTTGGTTTTGGCGGGATTACAGCGGCTCAGATCTGTACGAAACTGACGGAGAAGCTGCGCAAGGAAGCGGAAGAAGCTCAGGTTATTAAGCTGAGCAGCGAAGTGAAAGAGGTTAAAGCACCGCAAGCGACTGAACGGAAGAGCCGTCCAACGAATGGCGTACGTGTCAAAGGCGTCGACAACCTGCTTGTCCGTTTCGCGCGCTGCTGTAATCCAGTGCCAGGGGATTTGATTATTGGCTATATTACGCGCGGGCGCGGTGTGTCTGTGCATCGTGCAGATTGCACGAACATTCCAACGACCATGGGTGAAGAAGATCGAGTCATTGAAGTGGATTGGGCGGAGGCCGTGGAATCGAATTTCAATGTGGAAATTGAGATTACTGGTCATGATCGCCGAGGTTTCTTGAATGAAGTGCTGCAAGCCGTTTCCGAGAGCAAGACGATGATTTCAGCAGTTTCAGGCCGTTCCGATAAGAACAAAATGGCGACGATTCATATGACCATTTTAATCAAAAATATCGATCATCTGCAGTCTGTTGTTGAAAAAATCAAACGTGTCAAAGATGTGTATTCCGTGCAGCGGATTATGCAGAGCTAGCAAGAGGCAAGGAGATTCCGAAGATAATGCGAGTAGTTGTTCAACGTTGTAAACGTGCTGAAGTGACTGTTGGTGGAGAGATCATTGGTCAGATCGGTCACGGACTTATGCTGCTAGTCGGCATTACACATGAAGATACAGAGCAGGATGCCAAGTACGTTGCGGATAAAGTCGCAGGATTGCGCATTTTTGAAGATGAGAGCGGCAAGATGAATCTCTCGGTTATGGAGACTGGCGGGAGCATTTTATCCGTGTCACAGTTCACCTTATACGGAGATTGCCGCAAAGGGAAACGCCCGAATTTCATGGCCGCCGCAAGGCCAGAACTGGCAGAGCAGCTGTACAACCAATTCAACGAGCTGCTTAGAGCGCAGGGGTTGCATGTGGAGACAGGTGCTTTTGGCGAGATGATGGACGTTTCACTGACGAATTGGGGACCTGTTACGCTCATTATCGACAGCAAATAAGCTGGGACGGGATAGTTACACCAACCACTGGTTATACTGAAAAGGTAGAATCTAGCGGTTAGGAGCATGTAGCTATGCGTCAATCGATCAAGAACAAAGCCATGACAGCTCCGATGCAGCAATTGTTGCACAACTCGCTTGCCGAACGGATGAGTGGGATCTCGCCATTTACTGATGTGGAGATCAGTGCAGAATTTACGTCGGATCAAGAGAAAATGCGGAGCATCCCCAAGAAATCGTATCGGTAGTTCATAGAGCCATGCAGGAGCGTCACGACGAGCCTGTGTGGTTTTATTTGTATATGCGTCATAATTTCCTCTACACGGGCAAATTGTGGTAAACTAGCCTATGGCATTATTGCTGGACAAGCAAGAGATAAGGTGGGTGCGTAGGAACGTCATGGTAAAATCAAATCGTAATAACACTACATCCAAGGGTTGGCTTTGGCTAATGGTGACATTGATTGTACTTACACTGTTGGCTGCAACGGCTGCGATGGTGTTCCAATACAATCATCACAAGAGCAAAGGACTTTCGGCGCATCAAGCGTTGGAGGAAGTCAAGTCTGTGAAAAAAATGAAGGACACCTATGACGTTATCGTTGTGGGGACCGATCCAGAAGGGATCGCAGCGGCTGTGTCCGCGGCACGAAATGGCTTAAGCACGTTGCTCGTCGACGGACGCAATCGTGAAATCTTCGGCGGATTAATGACGCTGGGTTGGATTAATTCTTTGGATATGAACTATTCGACTTCCAAGAATTTATTAGGCAAAGACGATGTTTGGAACAAAGGCTATTTTTCGGAATGGTATGCGAAGCTCGAAGGGGATTCCTTCGATGTGAATACGGCAGCCAATGCCTTCTACGATTCCGTGAAAAATGAAAAAAATATTGATGTGATGATGAAAACGAAAAAAGTCGATCCTTTGCTCTCGAAGGATTTGAAAACCGTGCAAGGCGCTACGATCACACTAGAAGATGGCAGCACACAAGTCGTCAAAGCCGTATCGGTGATCGATGCGACACAAGATGGCGATTTCGCAGCGGCAGCAGGGGTGCCTTTTACAATGGGGCGTGAAGACCTCGGAGATCCGAACTCCAAAATGGCGGTGACTCTAGCGTTCCGACTGAAAAATTTCACACCCGAAGTGTGGAGTTTGATGGCGCAGCGTCTGAATGGGGATAACAACCCTGACACAGGTGTCAATGAGGTTAGCGTGTTTGGTTACGGAGAAATGAGTGCCTATCCGGCTATTAATAAAGAACGGGCGAAGATGCGCGGCTTCAATATGGGCAGGCAAAATGATAACACGGTCCTCATCAATGCGCTGCAAATTTTCGGCGTAGATACATTTAATCCGAAGTCGGTACAAGAGGCTTTTGATATTGGGAAAAAAGAATTACCGAACATTGTCGCTTACATGAAAAAGACATTCCCTGAGTTTGCAACTGTTGAGCTGGATGGCTCTGCGCCTGAGCTTTACGTAAGGGAAACCCGTCACATGCAGGGCGAGTACCGCCTGAACATCGTGGATGTATGTTCCAACGCAGACCAATGGGATCGTATTGGATTCGGTTCCTATGCCGTGGATATTCAGCGGGTTTCGCCTACGGATTCAGGCAATGTGGTGTGCAAGCCTAAACAATATGCGATTCCGTTCCGCAGCCTCGTTCCACAGCAAATTGACGGTCTTCTGGTCGTTGGAAGAGCGGCAAGCTATGATACACTGCCTCACGGTAGCGCTCGCGTTATGCCGACTGGCATGGCGGAGGGAGAAGCAGCAGGGGCTGCTGCGAGCTTAGCGAAATCCGAGAATAAGACATTCCGTCAGCTGTCCGCATCCAAAGAAAGTATAGCCAAGCTGCAGGCGCAGCTGAATAAGCAGGGCATGGAAATTCAGCCGATCACCGTTAAGGCGCAGCCATTTATGGAACATAAGGCGTATGAAGGCTTGAAAACAGCATTAATGCTGGGCTTGGCCTCTGGTGCTTATACGAACAATTTTAAGTTAGATGAGGCAGCGAATCCGAAGCGGATGGTTAACCTCGTTGGCGGTGCGAAGAAGATGAAGCCGTCTGCCTTCCCAGGAGATGCGAATCAAGCGATCGTAAATATGACCGATTCGGACAAGAATGCACTGACCCTTGACCAAGCTAGCTACACGCTGGCGCAAGCGTTAGGCTACAAAGTTACAGCTGCCGAGGCACAAGCGAAGCTTATCGAGAGCAAGCTGTTAACGGCTGCAACAGTGAGCAGCATAGCAGATAAACAGAAGTTAACGAACGGCGACACGTTCATGCTGCTCAGTGATGTGAAGATGGGGTTAACAGGGAAGCCGTAAACGCAATAGAGAGCCTTATTGCCGCATAGGATGTGGCTGTAAGGCTCTTAGTTTGTTGTTGGCAATGAGAGCGGGGATGATTGCGTTTACAAATCTTAGTCTTCGTCTGCTGGAGCCTCATCGGCGTCTTCGGCGTCGACTTCCTCAGCTTCGTCTTCTACGGCATCCGCATCGGCTTCTTCTTCTGCGGACTCTTCGCTTGCTTCCGCATCCTCATCATCTTCCGCTTCGACATCGTCTTCATCAGCTGCTTCTTCTTCCGCTTCTTCAGCAGCGTCCGATTCTTCAATGGCCTCTTCTTCGGCTGCGTCTTCAGCTACTTCTTCTTGTTCTTCGGCTTCTTCAGAGAAAAGCACCACGAGATCTTGTCGTTCCTCTTGAAACTCGTTTTGTAGTGTCATTGTTACAGCCTCCAGATGGGATATTCAAGGCCATTCGCCTTGTTGTACATGTATATGTGAAAACAACATGAATATACGAATGAAACCAAATGAAAATACGTGAAAATGAACGGAAATCACATGTAATAAACTTGTAATAAGGCGTTCATCTTCCTTTAATCTAAATGGGCTATACTAATAGTCGACCCCCTTTAAAATATAAACCTTTGAAAGCCTGCAGCTCTGTGCTGCAGGCTATTTTCTTTCCAAAGAAAAACCGCCGCAGCCGTGTGACTGGGCGGTTCTTGTAACTTACCACAATAGTAAGTATAAGTTTTCAAAATTCCCGAAAACTTCTTACTATTTGGCGATAAAACCTATCTCTAAACGCGGTCACTCATCACTGAATGGCTTCGATAGAGGTTTTCATAAAAGCGCGTCGATGGAGTAGTCGCCAGCGCCGATCAGAGCAACACCCAGCGCGACGATTAGCAAGGCCGCATTGTATTCATACCCGTTGGAAGTCACCCAATAGCCGTTTTTGCCGTGAACTTTCACAATGGCAATCAACATGGTAAGAATAATTAGCGCTGCGCCAACCTCCGTCCAAAGGCCAGCTGCGAACAACAAACCGCCAGCAACCTCGCTCAATCCTGCCGCCACTGCCATGAATACACCTGGTTTAATCCCAATTGATTCGAAGAAACCTCCAGTTCCTTTAGGGCCGTAACCCCCGAACCAGCCAAATAGCTTCTGTGTGCCATGTGCTGCCATTGTTAACCCAATCACCAAACGAATAATCAGAAGTCCTAAAGCCATACTAACATCTCCTCTTTAAATGATTTTTGTTTAACAACTTACTTTATGTTAGTATATTATTACGAGTCACTTACTTTTGTCAAGCGACTATGCTAAAATAGTTTTTGCAGAAGTGTCTGAACCAATCGTTCAAGCAAGAACTCGAAGGAGATGATTATGATGGAAAACAACTACCAACTATGTCCCAAATTCGAGCATGCCTTCGAACTTCTCGGAAAGCGTTGGACAGGGCTAATCATTCATGTACTGTTAACGGGGCCCAAGCGGTTTAAAGATATTTCCGTATTAATTCCAAGTATGAGCGACCGCATGTTGTCCGAAAGGTTTAAAGAATTAGAGGCTGCCGATATTATCATTCGACATGTTTACCCTGAAACGCCCGTTCGCATTGAATATGAGTTAACGCCTAAGGGCAAAGGACTCCAATCTGTGATGGATGAAGTGCAGAAGTGGGCCGATTCCAACACCTAGCAGGAATAAATAAATTAACAGGATGAGTGGACGTCTATCTCTTGACTTTGCTCTTACCAATGTTTACAATAACCATATTGTATTGGATACGATGGTGATCCGTTGAAGGGACACAGTAATTCACCCCCACATCTACAGAGAAGGAAGTCCAGGCTGCAAGCTTCCTATGATGAGCGAATGAACAGACCTCCCCGAGGACAGGCTGGGAACGGTATATGCGAGTATACTTAGTAGCAGTTATGCGAGTAGCGGGCGTTAACCGCAAAGTGCAGAATGATGTGACTTGCTAGTTAAGTGTGCATGCCGTTCTGAATGTGGGTGGTACCACGGGTGAATTGATTAATTCAAATCTCTCGTCCCTGACGTTAGTCGGGGATGGGGGATTTTTTGCTTTTTATTTTAGAAACAAAGGGAGGTTGCCTTAGATGAGTATTCAAAAGCCAAAAGGGACACAGGATCTGCTTCCTGGCGAAGTGGAGAAATGGCAGTACTTGGAGAGTAAAGCAAGAGATTTATGCGCGCGGTTTAACTACAAGGAAATTCGTTCGCCAATTTTCGAAAGCACGGAGCTATTTTCGCGCGGCGTTGGGGAAACGACGGACATTGTCGAGAAAGAAATGTACACATTTCTAGATAAAGGTGACCGCAGCATGACGCTTCGCCCTGAAGGGACAGCGGGTGTTGTTCGGGCTTACGTAGAGAATAAGCTGTATGGGATTCCAGATTTGACGAAACTGTTCTATGTCGGACCGATGTTCCGTTATGAACAGCCGCAGGCTGGCCGTTACCGTCAGTTTCACCAGTTCGGGATTGAAGCTTTTGGATCCGTAGATCCGAGTATAGATGCGGAAGTCATCGCGCTGGGCTTTACGTTTTACAAAGAAATTGGACTCAAAGATGTTACGGTTGAAGTGAACTCGGTGGGTACACCTGCTGTTCGTACCGCTTACCGCGAGCAATTGCAAGCGTTCTTTGCACCTGTGAAAGATCAGCTTTGCAAGGACTGTCAATCTCGTTATGACCGCAACCCAATGAGGATCCTCGATTGCAAAATCGATCAAAAACACGGTGTCGGCGCGCCTGATATCTTGGAATTCCTGGATGAGGAGTGCAGTACGCACTTTGCTCAGGTCCAAGAGCACCTAACAGCCATGGAAATTCCATATCGCATTAATCCGCGTCTTGTGCGCGGTCTAGATTACTACACGCACACCGCGTTTGAGTATAAAGCTGCAGGCATCGGTGCCATCGACACGATCGGCGGCGGCGGACGTTACAACGGTCTTGTGGAGCAAATCGGCGGTCATGGGACAGATCAGCCAGGTGTAGGCTTGGGTCTTGGGCTGGAGCGCGTTCTGCTCGTCTTGCAAGCACAAGGTGTTGAGATTCCGAAGCCAGAGCCGCTGGATGTGTATTTGATTGGGCTTGGCGAAGCAGCAGAGAAAGAAGTGACGAAACTCCTTCACCAGTTGCGCGTACAAGGCTTGAAAGCGGAAAAAGACTACCAAGGCCGCAAAATGAAAGCTCAGATGAAGTCAGCGGATCGCTTCCAAGCGACGTTCGTCGCTATTCTAGGGGATTACGAGCTGGAACGCGGCGAAATCACCTTGAAGAAGATGGATACGGGTCACCAAATCACTGTAAGCCTAGTGGACCTTGCCTCACAAGCAGCAAAAACACTATTCCAATAGATAGTCCTACGTTTACTAACATTTTGAAGGAGGCAATAATTATTATGATGCTCAAAACACATCATTGTGGACAGCTTACGAAAGCGCACGTTGGGGAAACGGTAATTCTGAATGGATGGGTTCAAGTAAGACGAGACTTTGGCGGAATTCTTTTCATCGATCTACGTGATCGCAGTGGCATAATACAAACCGTATTTAATCCAGAATTCTCAGGGGAAGCTTTGGCCATTGCGGATCGTGCTCGTAACGAGTACGTACTTGCCGTGAAAGGGAAAGTTGTTGAGCGTGATGCTGAGACTGTCAATCCAAATATCCCAACAGGCGAGATCGAAGTTCAAGTGACTGAAATCGAAATCATGAACGCGGCGAAAACACCTCCTTTCTTCATCGAAGACGGCGTAGAAGTGGATGAAGCGGTTCGTTTGAAATATCGTTATCTTGACCTGCGTCGCCCTGAAATGCAACGTACGTTGATGCTTCGTTCCAAGGCGTCCAACGTGTTCCGTAACTTCTTGGATTCCCAAGGCTTTATCGATGTGGAAACACCGATTTTGACGAAAAGCACGCCAGAAGGCGCACGTGATTACTTAGTGCCGAGCCGCGTACATCCAGGTGAGTTCTTTGCACTTCCACAATCACCACAAATTTTCAAACAATTATTGATGGTTAGTGGTTTGGAGCGGTACTACCAAATCGCGCGCTGCTTCCGCGACGAAGATCTTCGTGCAGACCGTCAACCAGAATTCACACAAGTGGACATCGAGACATCGTTCCTTTCCCAAGATCAGCTTCTTGATCTGTTAGAGGAGCTTGTGGTGAAGTTGATGCAAGAGACAGCGAATGTAGAGATTCCACGTCCATTCCAACGCATCACGTATGCGGATGCAATGGCGAAATACGGTTCCGATAAGCCGGATCTTCGTTTCGGACTTGAGCTCGAAGACGTGTCCGATATCGTTTCGACATCAGGTGTACAAGTATTTGCGAACGTGGTTAAAGGCGGAGGCCAAGTCAAAGCGCTTAACGCGAAAGGTTGCGGCACATGGAGCCGTAAAGAGATCGATGACTTGCTTCCTTTCGCAGCACGCTATGGTGCCAAAGGTCTTGCTTGGATCCAAGTGAAGGACGGCGAGTTCAAAGGACCAATCGTGAAATTCTTCAACGAGGCAGAAATCGTGGCATTGACTGAGCGCCTTGGTGCAGAAGAAGGAGATCTACTTCTATTCTCCGCAGATAAAAAGAAAGTCGTTGCCGATGTACTGGGTAATCTCCGTTTGAAAATCGGTCGCCAACTAGGTCTGATCGATGATTCAAAATTTAAATATGCTTGGGTTGTGGATTTCCCACTTCTTGGCTACGACGAAGAAGCGAAACGTTATGTAGCTGAGCACCATCCGTTCACACGTCCGAACGAAGATGACATTCACTTCTTTGATACAGATCCAGGCCAAATCCGTGCCCAAGCGTATGACCTTGTCTTGAATGGCTACGAAGTAGGTGGCGGCTCCATGCGGATTTACCAACGTGACGTTCAAGAGAAAATGTTCGCCGCGTTAGGTTTCTCTAAAGAAGAAGCGGTAGAGAAATTCGGCTTCTTGTTGGAAGCATTTGAATACGGAACGCCGCCACATGGTGGATTTGCATTCGGGTTCGACCGTTTGGTGATGCTCATTACCGGCCGCACGAACTTGAGAGAAACGATTGCATTCCCGAAAACAGCAAGTGCAACAGACTTGTTGACGGATGCGCCAGGTACAGTGGATGAGAAACAACTAGAACAACTATCGATTCGCTTAGCGCTTAAACAGCCAGCTGCCAAAGCCTAAGAACTTTGAAGAGGAAGTGTTCCCAGCTATGCTTCACCAATTTTCACGTACGGAGTTAGCCATCGGCCCAGAGGGTCTTGATATTATGAAAAAGAGTACAGTCGTCGTGCTCGGAATTGGCGGGGTCGGCTCGATTGCAGCCGAAGCCCTGGCCCGTTCCGGGGTGGGACGCCTGATTCTCATCGACAAAGATGTTGTCGATATCACGAACATTAACCGTCAGATTCACGCGTTAACGACGACGGTCGGTCAGCCTAAGGCTGATCTGATGCGCGACCGCATCAAATTGATTAACCCCGAGTGCGATGTCATCTCGCTTCGCATGTTTTACACAGAAGAAACGTATGAGCAAGTCTTCTCTTACCCGATCGACTATGTCTTGGACGCAAGCGATACAATCGAGTACAAAATCCATTTGATCAAACAATGTTTAGCGCGTAAAATCCCGATGATTTCTTGTATGGGTGCTGCGAATAAAATGGATCCAACGCAATTTAGAATAACGGATATTTCTAAAACAAGCATGGATCCTATCGCACGTGTCATTCGCCAAAGATTGCGCAAGGAAGGCATCAAGAAGGGCGTTAAGGTTGTCTTCTCCATGGAAGAGCCGATGAAGCCGCGGGAAGATGTTACGGAACAAATTGTGCCAGCGGATGCACCTGACAGACGTAAGGCGCAGCAACCGCCAGCGAGCAACTCGTTCGTTCCTCCAGTTGCAGGGCTGATCATGGTGAGTGCGGCGATTAAAGATCTGCTTGAGATTGGTTTGGGCAAAAGTAACAAATAAGGTGCAGGACTGTTTTGAGGGAACGTAGATACGTTGATGCTCGATTTGCGCGGTGTTGGACTGCTTTTCGGAAGAATAAGGCATTGACGTTCCGCTAAAGCTGAAAATTTGCTGATTTCGGCTGCATAGAGCACTGACTTTCCGCCTACAAGCGAATTCCGAACTTTGTCACCAAAGTCTAGATGAAAAAAGCTCTCCAATGCGTTTAATTCGCGCGCTGGGGAGCTTTTTTTGCTCGCTCCGACATGACATGCTCTTGCTTGAGAGGTATAATGAAACAGATCAAATTAAGAATGAATAAAGGATAAAGGAAACCAATCATGGATTTGTTTACATATGCATCATCCCAAGACCCCGTAGGCAAGTTGTTGGCAGATCGGATGCGCCCAACCACGTTAGACGAATATATTGGCCAGGAGCAAATTGTAGGCAAAGGCAAGCTGCTGCGTCGCGCGATTGAGGCCGATCAGGTGACTTCAATTCTCCTTTATGGGCCGCCAGGGACAGGGAAGACCACGCTCGCGAACATCATCGCGAATCGTACGCAGGGGGAGTTTATCAAGCTTAACGCGGTTGATGCTTCTGTGAAAGACGTCCGCGAGGTGATTGAGCTCGCGAAGAGCACGAAAGCGATGTATGGTCGGAAGACGACCCTCTTCCTGGACGAAGTCCATCGCTTCAACACGTCGCGCCAGGATGCGCTGCTCCCTGCCGTCGAGCAGGGCATCCTCATCTTCATCGGTGCGACCACCGAGAACCCGTTCCACCATGTGAACGGGGCTCTCCTGTCGCGCTCGACGCTGTTCCAGCTCGAGCCCCTCACGGCGGAGCATGCGCTCATCGCCATGCGCAGAGCGATCGCTGACCCTGTCAAGGGGCTCGGCTTCATGCGCCTCCGCGTGGACGAGGAGGCGCTCATCCACATCGCGCAGATGGCCGTTGGCGACATCCGCCGATCCCTGAACGCGCTGGAGCTGGCAGCGCTGACGACTTCGCCTGAACCGGACGGCACGGTTCATATTACACGCGAGGTGGCGGAAGAGTCGATCCGCCGCCCCATCGTGAAAGCGGACGAGTCGACGCAGTATGACGTCTTGTCCGCCTTTCACAAGAGTGTGCGCGGCTCCAGCGACGCCGCGCTGTTCTGGTTCCTCTATGCCGTCGAGAAGCTCGGCATGGATCCCATGACCTTCCTGCGGCGGCTGATCGTCGCCTGCAGCGAAGACATCGGCCTCGCGAATCCGCAGGCGATGGTGCAGTCCGTCACAGCCATGGACGCCTATCATAAGATTGGCTGGCCAGAATCGAAGTACATCATTTCCCAGGCAATTTTATTCGCTGTGGAGAGTCCGAAATCCAACTCCATCCCGATCGCGCTCATGCGAGCAGAGCAATTAATGGAGCGAGTGAAGTCCGCCGAAGTGCCGCTGCACTTGCGAGATACGCATTACAAAGGTGCGGAGAAGTTAGGACATAAAGGCTATCAGTATCCGCATGATTACCCTGGTCACTTCGTTCAGCAGCAGTACTTGCCTGACGAAATCCGGCATGAAGTTATTTTTGCTGCCAGCAATCAGGGAACGGAAGAGAAGATGAAGCAGAATCAGCTCAAAAGAAGAGGGACTCCAACAGATTCATAGAATCCGCAGAGTCCCTCTCGGTTTTTCTTGTTCCATAAGTATCGTAAATACTTTCTCAGTTACGGGATCGTATCGGATCGAAACGATTAACGGAAATTCAACCCCGTTTTTACGAACCCAGAATCGGAATTGCTGCTGTACAACGCCTGGTGCCACGTTGGATTTGCCGATGTATTGGTAATCTAACAGCGTATACACTTTGCCTGCCTCGTGAAAAGCAAGACGGCTCCACTTCGCATAGGAAGGATCATAGACTGGATTTTTGACCGTCATAATGTGATTCTCGGATGGCTTTGCTGCAGCGATGACATCCGAGGATTCTCCATAGCTAAGTCCGAGCATAAGGAATACAGCGATGATTGTAAGCAGTTGCGCTCCCACCCTTCCCTTGTAGCCTGCACGTCAGAGAGGGAGGGCATTCGTAACAGAGTAAAGGTAAATATCAGCAAAAATGCTTATTATAATTTAAAAATTTTCGATAAATACACGCGAGCGCTCTCGCTATACTTCGTCTGAAGATGTGCGCGCAGTTCAGCTTTTGCTTCTGGCGTCGGCAGCGTATTCTTCGCATGCCCATGAAGCTCCAGCCAATGCGAAGCGGTCATATAGCAAGTGGAGTTCCAGCCATTTTTTGTACCATTGGCATTTAATCGCTCGCTGATTCCCGCAATCACAATATCCGCTTTACTTTGCAAATCAATCAAGGCACGATCGAATTCATTTTTGGATTCCTTGGCTTTCAGATTTGTTGCCGCGCGCAATGCTTTGACATCAATACCTT
This window encodes:
- the dtd gene encoding D-aminoacyl-tRNA deacylase, with product MRVVVQRCKRAEVTVGGEIIGQIGHGLMLLVGITHEDTEQDAKYVADKVAGLRIFEDESGKMNLSVMETGGSILSVSQFTLYGDCRKGKRPNFMAAARPELAEQLYNQFNELLRAQGLHVETGAFGEMMDVSLTNWGPVTLIIDSK
- a CDS encoding FAD-dependent oxidoreductase; amino-acid sequence: MVKSNRNNTTSKGWLWLMVTLIVLTLLAATAAMVFQYNHHKSKGLSAHQALEEVKSVKKMKDTYDVIVVGTDPEGIAAAVSAARNGLSTLLVDGRNREIFGGLMTLGWINSLDMNYSTSKNLLGKDDVWNKGYFSEWYAKLEGDSFDVNTAANAFYDSVKNEKNIDVMMKTKKVDPLLSKDLKTVQGATITLEDGSTQVVKAVSVIDATQDGDFAAAAGVPFTMGREDLGDPNSKMAVTLAFRLKNFTPEVWSLMAQRLNGDNNPDTGVNEVSVFGYGEMSAYPAINKERAKMRGFNMGRQNDNTVLINALQIFGVDTFNPKSVQEAFDIGKKELPNIVAYMKKTFPEFATVELDGSAPELYVRETRHMQGEYRLNIVDVCSNADQWDRIGFGSYAVDIQRVSPTDSGNVVCKPKQYAIPFRSLVPQQIDGLLVVGRAASYDTLPHGSARVMPTGMAEGEAAGAAASLAKSENKTFRQLSASKESIAKLQAQLNKQGMEIQPITVKAQPFMEHKAYEGLKTALMLGLASGAYTNNFKLDEAANPKRMVNLVGGAKKMKPSAFPGDANQAIVNMTDSDKNALTLDQASYTLAQALGYKVTAAEAQAKLIESKLLTAATVSSIADKQKLTNGDTFMLLSDVKMGLTGKP
- a CDS encoding DoxX family protein, with the protein product MALGLLIIRLVIGLTMAAHGTQKLFGWFGGYGPKGTGGFFESIGIKPGVFMAVAAGLSEVAGGLLFAAGLWTEVGAALIILTMLIAIVKVHGKNGYWVTSNGYEYNAALLIVALGVALIGAGDYSIDALL
- a CDS encoding winged helix-turn-helix transcriptional regulator — translated: MENNYQLCPKFEHAFELLGKRWTGLIIHVLLTGPKRFKDISVLIPSMSDRMLSERFKELEAADIIIRHVYPETPVRIEYELTPKGKGLQSVMDEVQKWADSNT
- the hisS gene encoding histidine--tRNA ligase; this encodes MSIQKPKGTQDLLPGEVEKWQYLESKARDLCARFNYKEIRSPIFESTELFSRGVGETTDIVEKEMYTFLDKGDRSMTLRPEGTAGVVRAYVENKLYGIPDLTKLFYVGPMFRYEQPQAGRYRQFHQFGIEAFGSVDPSIDAEVIALGFTFYKEIGLKDVTVEVNSVGTPAVRTAYREQLQAFFAPVKDQLCKDCQSRYDRNPMRILDCKIDQKHGVGAPDILEFLDEECSTHFAQVQEHLTAMEIPYRINPRLVRGLDYYTHTAFEYKAAGIGAIDTIGGGGRYNGLVEQIGGHGTDQPGVGLGLGLERVLLVLQAQGVEIPKPEPLDVYLIGLGEAAEKEVTKLLHQLRVQGLKAEKDYQGRKMKAQMKSADRFQATFVAILGDYELERGEITLKKMDTGHQITVSLVDLASQAAKTLFQ
- the aspS gene encoding aspartate--tRNA ligase, producing MMLKTHHCGQLTKAHVGETVILNGWVQVRRDFGGILFIDLRDRSGIIQTVFNPEFSGEALAIADRARNEYVLAVKGKVVERDAETVNPNIPTGEIEVQVTEIEIMNAAKTPPFFIEDGVEVDEAVRLKYRYLDLRRPEMQRTLMLRSKASNVFRNFLDSQGFIDVETPILTKSTPEGARDYLVPSRVHPGEFFALPQSPQIFKQLLMVSGLERYYQIARCFRDEDLRADRQPEFTQVDIETSFLSQDQLLDLLEELVVKLMQETANVEIPRPFQRITYADAMAKYGSDKPDLRFGLELEDVSDIVSTSGVQVFANVVKGGGQVKALNAKGCGTWSRKEIDDLLPFAARYGAKGLAWIQVKDGEFKGPIVKFFNEAEIVALTERLGAEEGDLLLFSADKKKVVADVLGNLRLKIGRQLGLIDDSKFKYAWVVDFPLLGYDEEAKRYVAEHHPFTRPNEDDIHFFDTDPGQIRAQAYDLVLNGYEVGGGSMRIYQRDVQEKMFAALGFSKEEAVEKFGFLLEAFEYGTPPHGGFAFGFDRLVMLITGRTNLRETIAFPKTASATDLLTDAPGTVDEKQLEQLSIRLALKQPAAKA
- a CDS encoding tRNA threonylcarbamoyladenosine dehydratase, with amino-acid sequence MLHQFSRTELAIGPEGLDIMKKSTVVVLGIGGVGSIAAEALARSGVGRLILIDKDVVDITNINRQIHALTTTVGQPKADLMRDRIKLINPECDVISLRMFYTEETYEQVFSYPIDYVLDASDTIEYKIHLIKQCLARKIPMISCMGAANKMDPTQFRITDISKTSMDPIARVIRQRLRKEGIKKGVKVVFSMEEPMKPREDVTEQIVPADAPDRRKAQQPPASNSFVPPVAGLIMVSAAIKDLLEIGLGKSNK
- a CDS encoding replication-associated recombination protein A, whose translation is MDLFTYASSQDPVGKLLADRMRPTTLDEYIGQEQIVGKGKLLRRAIEADQVTSILLYGPPGTGKTTLANIIANRTQGEFIKLNAVDASVKDVREVIELAKSTKAMYGRKTTLFLDEVHRFNTSRQDALLPAVEQGILIFIGATTENPFHHVNGALLSRSTLFQLEPLTAEHALIAMRRAIADPVKGLGFMRLRVDEEALIHIAQMAVGDIRRSLNALELAALTTSPEPDGTVHITREVAEESIRRPIVKADESTQYDVLSAFHKSVRGSSDAALFWFLYAVEKLGMDPMTFLRRLIVACSEDIGLANPQAMVQSVTAMDAYHKIGWPESKYIISQAILFAVESPKSNSIPIALMRAEQLMERVKSAEVPLHLRDTHYKGAEKLGHKGYQYPHDYPGHFVQQQYLPDEIRHEVIFAASNQGTEEKMKQNQLKRRGTPTDS
- a CDS encoding DUF3889 domain-containing protein, with translation MLGLSYGESSDVIAAAKPSENHIMTVKNPVYDPSYAKWSRLAFHEAGKVYTLLDYQYIGKSNVAPGVVQQQFRFWVRKNGVEFPLIVSIRYDPVTEKVFTILMEQEKPRGTLRIL